The genomic interval CCACCGTCGAGAAGTTTATAGTCATCAAGCTGAACCACTCGCGAAGCCAAAGGCATCGAAGCCGATGCTCTTATCCAGTCATAGCAGTTGTGGTCAGCTTTAGTCAGTTGACGGTAAACGGGCTTACCCGTCTCCACATCAGTACATACCACGTGGAACTCCATTGGGTTGGAGTCGAAAGCGTCGTCGTCGAAAACATCATATTCCTTTGGTATGATGTGATAGCCAAACTCGGCATTAAAATAGTCGCCGGTGGTAAGCAGAGAGCGCACTCCGCTGTATCGCGGATCTTTGGCGAAGCGCACATTATAACGTATTGCACGTCCAGGCTGACGCGATTTATAGTTACAGCCAAAGGCGGCACCTGCCGACACTCCGATGAGTGCATCAGGAGCCACGCCGTTTTCCATCATCACGTCAATGATTCCTGCTGTCCAGAGTCCTCTCATGGCTCCGCCTTCAAGTACGAGTCCGTTTTTCATGCTATCAACATGTGGGAAAAAGTAATATTCAAAAAAATGGTTCAGACTGCAAAAATACTACTTTATTTTTATTTTCCTACACGCAGGAATGTTTTTTGAAAATTATTTCTGCAAAATTTGGTAAAGTAAAAATTATTACCTAACTTTGCACTCGCTTTTCGCGCAAGGCTCCAGTCCTGTTGGAAAGCAGTCGGCCGACATGGCTCAGTTGGTAGAGCAACGCATTCGTAATGCGTAGGTCCCCGGTTCGAGTCCGGGTGTCGGCTCCAAGATAGTCCATTGACTTTCTGATTAGTTTATTTAAAAAGGTTTGGGAAGATTTCTTCCCTTTTTTATTGCGGAATTAGCTCAGTTGGTAGAGCATTGGCTTCCCAAGCCGAGGGTCGCGGGTTCGAGTCCCGTATTCCGCTCCCAAACCAATTAGTTAGAATACAACCACTATTCTTACTAAACACAAGCAGCATTTTTACTAAACACAACCGCTTATATTATTAAAGACAACTCCTGAGAGTTGTCTTTGAGTAATCAGTCTATTGCGCCGATGATTTCTTTTACTGAGTGACATCCGTGACGCTCAAGCCAATCGTTTATTCCGTCGCGAATCTTCATCGTGACAGCCGGGTCAATGAAGTTTGCTGTGCCCACCTCTATCGCTGTTGCGCCACACATGAGGAACTCAATAGCGTCTTCAGCCGTCATTATGCCTCCCAGTCCTACTACAGGAATACCAACAGCCTTTGCCACCTGATATACCATTCTCAGGGCTACTGGCTTAAGGCAAGGACCGCTCAGTCCGCCAGTACCTATTGATAGAAGTTTTCGACGGCGCTCTATGTCAACAGCCATTCCCATCAGAGTGTTGATGAGCGACACGCTGTCGGCACCTTCTGCCTCTACCGCCTTTGCTATATCCACGATACTTGTCACGTTTGGCGACAGCTTTACAATGAGTGTCTTGTCATAACGCTTGCGTACAGCCTTCACCACGCTCGATGCTCCTTCACATGTAACTCCGAACGCCATTCCGCCGTCGCGCACGTTTGGACACGATATGTTCAGCTCTATGGCAGGAATACGCTCCAGTTCGTTAATGCGTGCGGCACACTCGGCATAGTCCTCTGGCGACGAACCGCTCACATTTACTATGAAGTTGGTGTCTATGTCTTTCAGTTCCGGATAGATGTGCTCGCAGAAGTAGTCCACGCCCTTGTTCTGCAGTCCCACGCAGTTGAGCATGCCCATTGCTGTCTCTGCCATTCGCGGATAGTCGTTGCCTTCGCGAGGCTTCAGCGTTGTGCCTTTAACTATGATGCCTCCTATCTGGTCGAGCTCTACAAAATCCTGAAACTCCAGTCCGTAGCCGAAGGTGCCTGAAGCCGTCATCACGGGGTTCTTCAGCTGCAGGTCTTTTATCTTTACGCTTAAATCTGCCATAACAATTGATCAATATTAAACACCGGTCCTTCCTTGCACACACACACATTGCCCTTAACCGTCTTCTCCACACAGCAGAGGCAGGCTCCCAGTCCGCAAGCCATAAGATTCTCGAGCGACACCTCGCAGTTGAGGCCAGATGCTTTGGCATATTTGGCCACAGCCTTCATCATCGGCGTTGGTCCACAGCTGTAGATTGTGTCAAACTTATTCTCCTTCAACAGCGAGTGCTGTGTCACAAATCCTTTCTCTCCTTCAGAGCCATCCTCGGTAGTGACATATACCTGTCCATACTTTGAGAACTCGCTTATCAGCAGTAAGTCTTTATTTGAGCGGGCGCCAAGCAGGAAGATTACTTCGTGACCTTTTGCGTTAAGCTCAGCACCGAGATTCAGCATCGGAGCCACTCCCACTCCACCTCCTACTAGCAGCAGTCGGCGTTTGGGCTCACTCTCAGCAGGCAGAGAAAAACCGTTTCCGAGGGGCAGTACACAATTCAACTTGTCGCCCTCCTTCAGTTGCGCCATACGCTTTGTTCCGTCGCCTACCGTAGCCACAAGGAGCCACAGCTCATTTGCTTTCTTGTCAACGTAGCAGATAGAAATCGGCCTTCTCAGAAATGTTGTCTGTGAGCCGTCAACGCGCACTTCCACGAATTGTCCGGGAAGCATCTCTGGCAATGGTTGTTCATGAGTGAGCTTCAACAGCACATACCTCTCATGCAGTCTCTCTACAGACCTAACAGTCAAGTCAAGAATTGTTTTTTTCATCTAAAGAAAAGTGTGTTATAATTTGGATTGCAAAATTACGAAAAGTCGGGCGAAATACAAAAGGTATACACAAAAAAGCATTCCATTTTTATTGAATTATCAAATTATTCCGTACATTTGCATTTTAAAACGAACAAGAACCAACAACTATTTCACTACGAAGAATATGAAGAACGTCATTTCTGCATTTCTGCTTACTGCTTTTTCCTTCACGAGTGCAGCCGCACAAGAGTGCCCACTCATAGGCAACGTGTTTGCACGCAACACCACATCGCTCAACGGACAGTGGAACTATATTGTCGATGTTCAGGAGGAAGGCTACTACGACTATCGCATGAATCCCACACGCTGGGGCTTCTTCCTCAACGCCAAGCCGCAGCGCCCTGAAGACCTCATAGAGTATGACTTCGACAAGGCTGCAACTATGCGCATACCTGGCGACTGGAACACCCAGGACGAGCGTCTGTTCTTCTACGAGGGCACGGTGTGGTTCAAGAAGTCGTTCCGCCACAAGAAGCAGGAAGGCAAACGCACGCTGCTCTACTTCGGTGCCGTGAACTACGACTCCCACGTCTATGTCAACGGTCATCATGTAACCCATCATGTGGGCGGCTTCACTCCGTTCAACATCGATATTACAGACCAGCTCCACAATGGTGACAATTTCGTCATCGTGAAGGTTGACAACAAGCGCCATAAGGATAATGTGCCAACACAAATCTTCGATTGGTGGAACTATGGCGGCATCACCCGCGACGTGCTCCTTGTTGACGTGCAGCCCACTTATGTAGAGAACTACAGCCTTCAGCTGGCCAGTCTCGAGGGACGCCGTCTGACGTTCTACCTGAAGCTCAACA from Prevotella sp. E13-27 carries:
- a CDS encoding patatin family protein, which translates into the protein MKNGLVLEGGAMRGLWTAGIIDVMMENGVAPDALIGVSAGAAFGCNYKSRQPGRAIRYNVRFAKDPRYSGVRSLLTTGDYFNAEFGYHIIPKEYDVFDDDAFDSNPMEFHVVCTDVETGKPVYRQLTKADHNCYDWIRASASMPLASRVVQLDDYKLLDGGVSDSIPLEYFESLGYRNNVVILTQPLGYQKGPNKLMPLMRIALRHYPNMIEAMKNRHIMYNHQLEYVAQAEREGRCLVIRPEKKIPIGHISHDPQLMQRIYEIGRRVGESYLEKIQAFYAK
- a CDS encoding dihydroorotate dehydrogenase, translating into MADLSVKIKDLQLKNPVMTASGTFGYGLEFQDFVELDQIGGIIVKGTTLKPREGNDYPRMAETAMGMLNCVGLQNKGVDYFCEHIYPELKDIDTNFIVNVSGSSPEDYAECAARINELERIPAIELNISCPNVRDGGMAFGVTCEGASSVVKAVRKRYDKTLIVKLSPNVTSIVDIAKAVEAEGADSVSLINTLMGMAVDIERRRKLLSIGTGGLSGPCLKPVALRMVYQVAKAVGIPVVGLGGIMTAEDAIEFLMCGATAIEVGTANFIDPAVTMKIRDGINDWLERHGCHSVKEIIGAID
- a CDS encoding dihydroorotate dehydrogenase electron transfer subunit, which encodes MKKTILDLTVRSVERLHERYVLLKLTHEQPLPEMLPGQFVEVRVDGSQTTFLRRPISICYVDKKANELWLLVATVGDGTKRMAQLKEGDKLNCVLPLGNGFSLPAESEPKRRLLLVGGGVGVAPMLNLGAELNAKGHEVIFLLGARSNKDLLLISEFSKYGQVYVTTEDGSEGEKGFVTQHSLLKENKFDTIYSCGPTPMMKAVAKYAKASGLNCEVSLENLMACGLGACLCCVEKTVKGNVCVCKEGPVFNIDQLLWQI